From one Streptomyces mobaraensis genomic stretch:
- a CDS encoding helix-turn-helix domain-containing protein, protein MLTKPPSDLGPVIKAARRVRGWTQKNLADQLNQASGWGTCTPNDVYRWETGRRTPNEWLPYLAAVLELDLSPHQGTMTPTGTAPVSAPVIAEDDPVKRRALFLAAAALAVLPSSRGQRVVEALNVVSQGDSPRVLADSLNELINHYSSTICSAPSDVAYDEVFAVRSYANAILKASPVSERKDISLSIGWLSCLLGIAACDSGAHAAAQVWCADAEHRSAEAGHPELAGWAVLTRSMIAFYQGQSQQAFLLASKGRHATSVGTVVHAKLAAQEMRAAAMAGDTSRVEKARRNAAQAIACLSRDIQQAGAFSIAPGEEPPYTATSLMLLGRFKEAVAATKRVLQTCYQPEAQPRGGHAPGYARALLILALAHAGNGDLDEAVAAGHAALAGKRTAWPTLTLAGKLDQALERNFSTAQQVQHYRARYLEASHRLLAPYEE, encoded by the coding sequence GTGCTCACGAAGCCGCCATCGGATCTGGGACCTGTGATCAAGGCGGCGCGACGGGTTCGTGGCTGGACCCAAAAGAATCTCGCTGACCAGCTCAACCAAGCCTCCGGATGGGGCACCTGCACACCCAACGACGTCTACCGGTGGGAGACCGGTCGGCGGACGCCCAACGAGTGGCTGCCGTACTTGGCCGCCGTCTTGGAGCTGGACCTGAGCCCGCATCAGGGGACAATGACGCCGACGGGGACCGCCCCGGTCAGCGCCCCTGTGATTGCGGAGGACGATCCTGTGAAACGGCGCGCTTTGTTCTTGGCAGCCGCCGCGCTGGCCGTCCTGCCGTCGAGTAGAGGGCAACGCGTTGTCGAGGCCCTGAACGTCGTGAGCCAGGGGGACAGTCCCAGGGTCTTGGCGGACAGCTTGAACGAGCTGATCAACCACTACTCTTCGACGATTTGCTCCGCACCTTCTGATGTTGCGTATGACGAAGTTTTCGCGGTCAGGTCCTATGCAAACGCCATCCTGAAAGCTTCACCCGTTTCGGAGCGCAAGGATATTTCGCTCTCCATCGGCTGGCTGTCGTGCCTGCTCGGCATTGCAGCTTGCGACTCGGGAGCGCACGCGGCGGCACAGGTCTGGTGCGCTGACGCGGAGCACAGAAGTGCGGAAGCAGGGCACCCGGAGCTGGCTGGGTGGGCTGTTTTGACACGGTCGATGATTGCGTTCTACCAAGGGCAGTCGCAGCAGGCTTTTCTTTTGGCCTCGAAAGGCCGACATGCAACATCGGTGGGAACAGTGGTGCACGCGAAGCTCGCGGCGCAGGAAATGCGAGCGGCGGCAATGGCAGGTGATACTTCCCGGGTGGAAAAAGCAAGGCGTAATGCAGCGCAGGCGATTGCGTGTCTTTCTCGCGATATCCAGCAGGCCGGGGCGTTTTCCATCGCCCCAGGGGAAGAGCCGCCCTATACGGCCACGTCCCTCATGCTTCTGGGGCGGTTCAAGGAAGCCGTAGCCGCGACAAAACGGGTGCTCCAGACCTGCTACCAGCCCGAGGCGCAGCCGCGCGGCGGGCATGCACCCGGCTACGCGCGCGCCTTGTTGATCCTGGCCCTTGCGCATGCCGGCAACGGTGACCTCGATGAGGCAGTCGCCGCAGGCCACGCCGCGCTCGCCGGAAAGCGCACGGCGTGGCCCACGCTGACCCTTGCCGGAAAGCTCGATCAGGCACTAGAAAGAAACTTCTCCACCGCGCAACAGGTCCAGCACTACCGCGCCCGGTACCTGGAAGCGTCTCACCGTCTTCTCGCGCCGTATGAGGAATAA
- a CDS encoding ABC transporter permease subunit — MHSLYHPTVARLTYRGLLGRRRAAVLFTLPALLLIISAAVRLLTGADDDTATKVLGGFALATMVPLIGVIAGTGAIGPEIDDGSVVYLLAKPVKRPTIIFTKLLVATAVTVVFSAVPTLIAGLLLNGDSQRIALAYTVAAAVASVAYSALFLLLGTVTRHAVVAGLVYALIWESLFGSLVPGARTLSVQQWALSLAERIAAPGAISSDVGLPVAVVLLAGVTVAATWYAGEKLRKLTLAGEE; from the coding sequence ATGCACTCCCTCTACCACCCGACCGTCGCCCGGCTCACCTACCGGGGACTTCTCGGCCGCCGCAGGGCCGCCGTCCTCTTCACCCTCCCCGCCCTGCTGCTGATCATCTCGGCGGCGGTCCGCCTGCTGACCGGCGCCGACGACGACACGGCCACCAAGGTCCTCGGCGGCTTCGCGCTGGCCACCATGGTCCCGCTGATCGGCGTCATCGCCGGAACGGGCGCCATCGGCCCGGAGATCGACGACGGCTCGGTCGTCTACCTCCTCGCCAAGCCGGTGAAGCGGCCGACGATCATCTTCACCAAACTCCTCGTGGCGACCGCCGTCACCGTCGTCTTCTCGGCCGTCCCGACCCTGATCGCCGGCCTGCTCCTGAACGGCGACAGCCAGCGGATCGCGCTCGCTTACACCGTCGCCGCCGCCGTCGCCTCGGTCGCCTACAGCGCGTTGTTCCTGCTGCTGGGCACGGTGACCCGACACGCGGTCGTCGCCGGCCTCGTCTACGCCCTGATCTGGGAATCTCTCTTCGGCAGCCTGGTCCCCGGGGCACGGACGCTCAGCGTCCAGCAGTGGGCCCTGTCCCTGGCGGAACGCATCGCCGCGCCGGGCGCGATCTCCTCGGACGTGGGCCTGCCCGTGGCGGTGGTGCTGCTCGCGGGCGTCACGGTGGCGGCGACCTGGTACGCGGGCGAGAAGCTGCGCAAGCTGACGCTGGCGGGGGAGGAGTAG
- a CDS encoding ATP-binding protein has product MSATASRPDHTAARRAVGAPAYTEIMPREPTSARRARRLVTMALDTWGLGALVSDAEQIVSELVGNVIDHTRCRAVRVSVFQAGDRLVRISVYDRSLRVPKLKHACGSVEGGRGLVMVKALSRRWGYRRRAWGKIVWAELLVEARS; this is encoded by the coding sequence GTGAGTGCAACAGCCTCGCGGCCTGACCACACCGCCGCCAGACGCGCCGTCGGCGCCCCGGCCTACACCGAGATCATGCCGCGCGAGCCGACATCCGCCCGCCGAGCCCGCCGACTCGTCACCATGGCGCTGGACACCTGGGGCCTTGGGGCACTGGTCAGTGATGCGGAACAGATCGTCTCCGAGCTCGTCGGTAACGTAATCGACCACACGCGCTGTCGTGCAGTTCGTGTTTCGGTCTTCCAGGCCGGCGACCGCCTCGTCCGGATCAGCGTCTACGACCGGTCCCTCCGCGTCCCGAAGCTCAAGCACGCATGCGGTTCCGTGGAGGGGGGCCGCGGCTTGGTGATGGTCAAGGCGCTGAGCCGACGGTGGGGGTACCGCCGACGCGCCTGGGGCAAGATCGTCTGGGCGGAGCTTCTCGTCGAGGCCCGCTCGTGA
- a CDS encoding ABC transporter ATP-binding protein, protein MTTIRIDNVSRWFGNVVAVNDVSMTIGPGVTGLLGPNGAGKSTLINMMGGFLAPSTGTVTLDGTVIWGNEQIYRHIGVVPEREAMYDFLTGLEFVRANAELHGLPDAAAHRALATVEMEYAQDRKISTYSKGMRQRVKMASALVHDPSVLLLDEPFNGMDPRQRMQLMDLLRRMGAEGRSVLFSSHILEEVEQLAAHIEVVVAGRHAASGDFRKIRRLMTNRPHRYLVRSSDDRALAAALIADPSTSGIEVDVQEGALRVQAVDFGRFTTLLPAVARAHGIRLLTVSPSDESLESVFSYLVAA, encoded by the coding sequence GTGACGACCATCCGTATCGACAACGTCTCCCGCTGGTTCGGCAACGTGGTCGCCGTCAACGACGTCTCCATGACCATCGGCCCCGGCGTCACCGGCCTGCTCGGCCCCAACGGCGCCGGAAAGTCCACGCTCATCAACATGATGGGCGGCTTCCTCGCCCCCTCCACCGGCACGGTCACCCTCGACGGGACGGTCATCTGGGGCAACGAGCAGATCTACCGGCACATCGGCGTCGTCCCCGAGCGCGAGGCGATGTACGACTTCCTCACCGGGCTGGAGTTCGTCCGCGCCAACGCCGAGCTCCACGGACTGCCTGACGCGGCGGCCCACCGGGCGCTGGCCACGGTCGAGATGGAGTACGCCCAGGACCGGAAGATCTCCACGTACAGCAAGGGCATGCGGCAGCGCGTCAAGATGGCGTCCGCCCTGGTCCACGACCCGTCCGTGCTGCTCCTCGACGAGCCGTTCAACGGCATGGACCCCCGTCAGCGCATGCAACTCATGGACCTGCTGCGGCGGATGGGGGCCGAGGGGCGCTCGGTGCTGTTCTCCTCGCACATCCTGGAGGAGGTCGAGCAGCTCGCGGCGCACATCGAGGTCGTGGTGGCCGGACGGCACGCCGCGTCCGGTGACTTCCGCAAGATCCGCCGGCTGATGACCAACCGGCCGCACCGCTACCTCGTCCGCTCCAGCGACGACCGCGCCCTGGCCGCCGCCCTCATCGCCGACCCGTCGACCTCCGGCATCGAGGTGGACGTCCAGGAAGGCGCGCTGCGCGTCCAGGCCGTGGACTTCGGCCGGTTCACCACCTTGCTCCCGGCCGTGGCCCGCGCACACGGCATCCGCCTCCTCACGGTCTCGCCCTCCGACGAGTCCCTGGAATCGGTCTTCTCGTACCTCGTCGCGGCCTGA
- a CDS encoding FadR/GntR family transcriptional regulator, which produces MALQAAGRQSLVDTVVEQLRAQVAAGEWPVGERIPTEHALAEQLQVGRNTVREAVRVLVHAGMLRSRQGEGTFVVSTADPAEIMRGVQRAGVRDVLELRIALEAEAARLAATRHEPADLERMRAALDAQTELEDDHGQPDADNVELYAHHDIEFHKAVVEAAHNTALTATYTWFSSSVREALLTALGDRDMPRVLHGDHRAVMEAIASGDPDAADRAARALLERPKRAVEALLADGRP; this is translated from the coding sequence GTGGCACTACAAGCAGCAGGACGCCAGTCCCTCGTCGACACCGTCGTGGAGCAGCTCCGCGCCCAGGTGGCGGCCGGCGAGTGGCCGGTGGGCGAGCGCATTCCCACCGAGCACGCCCTGGCCGAGCAGCTCCAGGTCGGACGGAACACCGTCCGCGAGGCCGTCCGCGTCCTGGTGCACGCGGGGATGCTGCGCTCCCGGCAGGGCGAGGGGACGTTCGTCGTGTCCACCGCCGACCCGGCGGAGATCATGCGCGGTGTGCAGCGCGCCGGCGTACGCGACGTCCTGGAGCTGCGGATCGCGCTGGAGGCGGAGGCCGCCCGGCTGGCCGCCACCCGGCACGAGCCCGCCGATCTGGAGCGGATGCGCGCCGCCCTGGACGCCCAGACGGAGCTGGAGGACGACCACGGCCAGCCGGACGCGGACAACGTGGAGCTGTACGCGCACCACGACATCGAGTTCCACAAGGCCGTCGTGGAGGCGGCGCACAACACCGCGCTGACCGCGACGTACACCTGGTTCAGCAGTTCCGTGCGCGAGGCGCTGCTCACGGCGCTCGGCGACCGGGACATGCCGCGCGTCCTCCACGGCGACCACCGCGCCGTCATGGAGGCCATCGCCTCCGGCGACCCGGACGCGGCCGACCGTGCCGCGCGGGCCCTCCTCGAACGCCCCAAGCGGGCGGTCGAGGCGCTGCTGGCCGACGGGCGGCCGTGA
- a CDS encoding YdcF family protein, translated as MSSDNLSTEQVETCTAYVDIEAPPPDGEPTAHLLFGTNQTQPVDIVAERYHKGLAPLIIATGGVNRHNGIIEGREFHRLLVERGVPEAAIRYEDTSCNTWQNVEFSLPFLREALASGLRITAIGKWYHRRTLHCLTTLLPDIGPFYGISWEPWYAGKLVTRTEWPHIPDGKRRVIREWEEVSRRVADGSFRAAERVAGAWRC; from the coding sequence ATGAGCAGCGATAACCTCAGCACTGAACAGGTCGAAACCTGCACGGCATATGTGGACATTGAAGCGCCCCCGCCTGATGGCGAGCCGACCGCTCATCTGCTCTTCGGAACGAATCAGACCCAACCGGTTGATATTGTGGCTGAGCGGTACCACAAGGGCCTGGCGCCCCTGATCATCGCCACGGGTGGCGTCAATCGCCACAACGGGATCATCGAAGGGCGTGAATTCCACCGCCTCCTTGTCGAGCGCGGCGTTCCTGAAGCCGCAATCAGGTACGAAGACACGTCCTGCAACACCTGGCAGAACGTGGAATTCTCACTGCCGTTCCTGCGTGAGGCCCTGGCCTCCGGGCTGAGAATCACCGCGATCGGCAAGTGGTATCACCGCCGTACCCTTCACTGCCTTACGACCCTGCTCCCCGATATCGGACCCTTCTACGGCATCTCGTGGGAGCCCTGGTATGCAGGAAAACTCGTCACACGCACGGAGTGGCCTCACATCCCCGACGGTAAACGCCGAGTGATCCGCGAGTGGGAAGAGGTATCCCGGAGGGTCGCCGACGGGAGCTTTCGCGCCGCGGAGCGCGTTGCCGGCGCCTGGCGCTGCTGA
- a CDS encoding TauD/TfdA family dioxygenase, producing the protein MSETGTADRNGFIAPPQELEEALIHIACALPPWGRKGTFLADTTVERYRATLNSAPLSRDLIDFLRSSLGAEAGGYAVLRLRSVAQALGLEERFLRVTTALLAEVATPFQPFRRWPLWKTIGTDLAAKPGMSTGIGYNAFHMDLVNVHRPPDFTVLLCVRPDPLGAGASIVSDARAAVSRLAPATRSLLEEPVYRYGSFFELSDVGEEYAPFPVLDNEPAEVGFVRFSAKMLTESDLSEAHTHAAKELAAELIAGQVTFTLQRGDVLIVNQHRSLHGREPLADGQENVPGEERRVLLQLFLRSRR; encoded by the coding sequence ATGTCCGAGACCGGAACCGCTGACCGGAACGGCTTCATCGCCCCGCCGCAAGAACTGGAGGAGGCTCTGATCCACATTGCCTGCGCCCTTCCCCCCTGGGGCAGGAAGGGTACGTTCCTGGCAGACACCACGGTCGAGCGCTACCGGGCGACGCTGAACTCGGCTCCGCTCTCCCGAGACCTCATTGACTTCCTCCGCTCCTCCCTGGGGGCAGAGGCCGGCGGATACGCCGTGCTACGTCTGAGGAGCGTCGCGCAGGCTTTGGGGCTTGAGGAGCGGTTTCTTCGCGTGACAACGGCCCTCCTCGCCGAAGTTGCCACGCCGTTCCAGCCGTTCCGGCGATGGCCGCTGTGGAAGACGATCGGGACCGACCTCGCCGCCAAGCCCGGTATGTCCACCGGGATCGGCTACAACGCCTTCCACATGGACCTGGTCAACGTGCACCGGCCCCCGGATTTCACCGTCCTCCTGTGTGTCCGCCCCGATCCGCTCGGCGCCGGCGCGAGCATCGTCTCCGACGCACGCGCGGCCGTGTCACGCCTGGCACCTGCGACTCGCTCCCTCCTCGAAGAACCGGTGTACCGCTACGGGTCGTTCTTCGAACTGTCCGATGTGGGCGAGGAGTACGCACCGTTTCCGGTCCTGGACAACGAGCCCGCGGAGGTCGGATTCGTACGGTTCAGCGCCAAGATGCTTACCGAGTCCGACCTCAGCGAGGCCCACACCCACGCGGCGAAGGAACTGGCAGCCGAGCTGATCGCCGGGCAGGTCACCTTCACGCTCCAGCGCGGTGACGTTCTGATCGTGAACCAACATCGGTCGCTCCACGGTCGCGAACCGCTCGCCGACGGCCAGGAAAACGTCCCCGGCGAGGAGCGCCGCGTGCTCCTCCAGCTCTTCCTGCGCAGTCGCCGGTAG
- a CDS encoding nucleotide sugar dehydrogenase, with protein MRIVVAGQGYVGLPLAARAAEVGHQVVGYEIDRDRLAHLVGGTSYVEDIPDERLRPLLATGSYRPSADPATLTGFDLAVITVPTPLRYGVPDLTHIKAAGETLAGHLRPGATVVLESTTYPGTTEELLGPVLEKGSGLIAGPDFHLGYSPERIDPGNRTWRLETTPKIVAGIDEASLRAVESFYQELVEHTVPVSSCKVAELTKLLENTFRHVNIALINETAILARDLGVDIWEAIRAGSTKPFGFMPFTPGPGVGGHCLPIDPHFLSWRVERALARTFRFVELATDINGHMPDYVVRRLGEALNDRQRSVKGSRILLMGLAYKKNTGDARESPSSRVADLLLALGAEVRGADPHVVEDSPTGAHLIRVDATAQEIAASDAVVLLTDHDAFDYKALLEHAPYILDCRNRLSGTGTHVEAL; from the coding sequence ATGCGCATTGTTGTCGCCGGTCAGGGTTACGTGGGTCTGCCGCTGGCCGCGCGAGCGGCCGAAGTCGGTCATCAGGTGGTCGGGTACGAGATCGACCGCGACAGGCTCGCGCACCTGGTCGGCGGCACGTCCTACGTCGAAGACATCCCGGACGAGAGGCTGCGCCCACTGCTGGCGACCGGCTCCTACCGCCCCTCGGCCGACCCCGCGACGCTGACCGGCTTTGATCTCGCCGTGATCACCGTGCCGACACCGCTGCGTTACGGGGTGCCGGACCTCACCCACATCAAGGCGGCCGGTGAGACGTTGGCCGGGCATCTTCGACCGGGTGCCACCGTGGTACTGGAGTCCACCACCTACCCAGGCACCACCGAGGAGTTGCTCGGCCCGGTGCTGGAGAAGGGCTCCGGGCTCATCGCCGGACCGGACTTCCACCTGGGGTACAGCCCCGAGCGGATCGACCCGGGCAACCGAACGTGGCGGCTGGAGACCACCCCCAAGATCGTCGCCGGGATCGACGAGGCGTCGCTTCGCGCAGTGGAGTCCTTTTACCAGGAACTGGTCGAGCACACCGTGCCGGTTTCCTCCTGCAAGGTGGCCGAGCTGACCAAGCTGCTGGAGAACACGTTCCGGCACGTCAACATCGCATTGATCAACGAGACGGCGATACTCGCCCGCGATCTGGGCGTCGACATCTGGGAGGCGATCCGCGCCGGGTCGACCAAGCCGTTCGGCTTCATGCCCTTCACCCCGGGGCCCGGAGTGGGCGGGCACTGCTTGCCGATCGACCCGCACTTCCTCTCGTGGCGGGTGGAGCGGGCACTCGCCAGGACCTTCCGGTTCGTCGAGCTGGCCACTGATATCAACGGCCACATGCCCGACTACGTGGTGCGCCGGCTCGGCGAAGCACTGAACGACCGGCAGCGCTCCGTGAAGGGTTCCCGGATCCTGCTGATGGGGCTCGCGTACAAAAAGAACACCGGTGACGCCCGCGAGTCACCGTCGTCGCGCGTCGCTGATCTCCTGCTCGCCCTCGGCGCCGAGGTGCGCGGCGCGGACCCGCACGTCGTGGAAGACAGCCCAACCGGCGCACACCTGATCCGGGTCGATGCGACCGCGCAGGAGATCGCGGCCTCCGACGCCGTGGTCCTGCTCACGGATCACGACGCGTTCGACTACAAGGCACTCCTTGAGCACGCGCCCTACATACTCGACTGTCGAAACCGGTTGTCCGGCACCGGCACCCACGTCGAAGCCCTGTGA
- a CDS encoding aminoglycoside phosphotransferase family protein: protein MSTPPPITVPPQLAEHHEEHNPEHAAEWIAGLPGLAADFLDRWNLRPDGEPAHGYVALVLPVRREDGTPAALKLQPVDEERAGEPLALRAWSGRGAVRLLEDDPATGTLLLERLDPARSLDDEPDAEAALLTLTGLLARLHTAPAPAGLRHLGDVTREMLAAVPAALPALENEEERAWLAGCAEAVREVATEPGDRLLHWDLHYENVLAPLPGSPAADRGPWLAIDPVPLVGDPCFDLMPAFDNRWEDLVATGDVERAVRRRFDLMTDVLSLDRGRAARWTMARALQNSLWDVEDGSVRLQEEQMAVVRAVGRYV from the coding sequence GTGTCCACCCCGCCCCCGATCACCGTCCCCCCGCAGCTCGCCGAGCACCACGAGGAGCACAATCCGGAGCACGCCGCCGAGTGGATCGCGGGCCTGCCCGGCCTGGCGGCCGACTTCCTGGACCGCTGGAACCTGCGGCCCGACGGGGAGCCGGCCCACGGCTACGTGGCCCTCGTCCTGCCCGTCCGCCGGGAGGACGGCACCCCGGCGGCGCTCAAGCTCCAGCCGGTGGACGAGGAGCGGGCCGGCGAACCGCTGGCGCTGCGCGCCTGGTCGGGGCGGGGCGCGGTCCGGCTCCTGGAGGACGATCCCGCGACGGGCACCCTGCTGCTCGAACGCCTGGACCCCGCGCGCTCGTTGGATGACGAACCGGACGCCGAGGCCGCCCTGCTGACCCTGACCGGGCTGCTCGCCCGGCTGCACACGGCCCCCGCCCCGGCCGGCCTGCGCCACCTGGGCGACGTGACGCGCGAGATGCTCGCCGCCGTACCAGCGGCCCTGCCCGCCCTGGAGAACGAGGAAGAGCGCGCCTGGCTCGCCGGCTGCGCCGAAGCCGTCCGGGAGGTGGCCACCGAACCCGGCGACCGCCTGCTCCACTGGGACCTGCACTACGAGAACGTCCTGGCCCCGCTGCCCGGCAGCCCCGCCGCCGACCGCGGACCGTGGCTGGCCATCGACCCCGTACCGCTCGTCGGCGACCCGTGCTTCGACCTGATGCCGGCGTTCGACAACCGCTGGGAGGACCTCGTCGCGACGGGCGACGTGGAGCGGGCCGTACGCCGGCGGTTCGACCTGATGACCGACGTCCTGAGCCTGGACCGGGGACGGGCGGCGCGGTGGACGATGGCGCGGGCGCTGCAGAACTCCCTGTGGGACGTGGAGGACGGGTCGGTGCGGCTCCAGGAGGAGCAGATGGCGGTGGTGCGGGCGGTGGGGCGGTATGTGTGA
- a CDS encoding CynX/NimT family MFS transporter yields the protein MSESRPQTPLIAAEEPSSAAPAPTAVRTLRAHPALVLAGIVLASLNMRAALAGVSPLVGEINDHFGLNATASSLVTTIPLVFMGLGSIAAPRLARRFGTEPVLCAALVLLCGGILVRVAPPVVALFVGGALVGTAIAFLNVLMPGLIKRDFPDRAASMTALYSTAMILGATVSAACAVPLENALGGWRGSLASWALLAAVAVVVWIPQALIARRGGHHVAAPAPGGTASGGTAAEGPNLLRSGLAWQVTLLMGTQSLVAYVCIAWMPTVFTDHGMDKGEAGLVYAFYTLVQMAGSFVVPVLAGRLRDQRLLAVGVVLLMAGGTTGLLLAPVAGAWLWATMMGVAQGGTLGLALTLMVLRSRDAHTAARLSGMAQTWGYLLASVGPFAVGAVHQATGGWDLPIGVLLAACLALVFLGLGAGRDRKI from the coding sequence ATGTCCGAATCGAGGCCCCAGACACCCCTCATAGCCGCCGAGGAACCCTCCTCGGCGGCCCCCGCCCCCACCGCCGTCCGCACCCTGCGGGCGCACCCCGCGCTGGTCCTCGCGGGCATCGTCCTGGCGTCGCTGAACATGCGGGCCGCCCTCGCCGGCGTCTCCCCGCTCGTCGGTGAGATCAACGACCACTTCGGTCTGAACGCGACCGCGAGCAGCCTGGTCACGACCATTCCGCTGGTCTTCATGGGGCTCGGTTCGATCGCCGCGCCGCGGCTGGCCCGGCGCTTCGGCACCGAGCCGGTGCTGTGCGCCGCGCTCGTCCTGCTCTGCGGCGGCATCCTGGTGCGCGTCGCGCCGCCGGTGGTGGCGCTGTTCGTGGGCGGCGCGCTGGTCGGCACGGCGATCGCCTTCCTCAACGTCCTGATGCCCGGCCTGATCAAGCGGGACTTCCCGGACCGGGCCGCGAGCATGACCGCCCTCTACTCGACGGCGATGATCCTCGGCGCCACCGTCTCGGCCGCCTGCGCGGTGCCGCTGGAGAACGCCCTCGGCGGCTGGCGCGGTTCGCTCGCCTCCTGGGCGCTGCTCGCCGCCGTCGCCGTCGTGGTGTGGATCCCGCAGGCGCTGATCGCCCGGCGCGGCGGCCACCACGTCGCCGCCCCCGCGCCCGGCGGGACCGCGTCCGGCGGGACCGCCGCCGAGGGCCCGAACCTGCTGCGCTCCGGCCTCGCCTGGCAGGTCACCCTGCTCATGGGCACCCAGTCGCTGGTCGCGTACGTGTGCATCGCCTGGATGCCGACCGTCTTCACCGACCACGGCATGGACAAGGGCGAGGCAGGCCTCGTCTACGCCTTCTACACCCTGGTGCAGATGGCCGGTTCGTTCGTCGTGCCCGTCCTCGCCGGGCGGCTGCGCGACCAGCGGCTGCTGGCCGTCGGCGTCGTCCTGCTGATGGCCGGCGGCACGACCGGCCTGCTGCTCGCACCCGTCGCGGGCGCCTGGCTGTGGGCGACCATGATGGGCGTCGCCCAGGGCGGCACGCTGGGCCTGGCGCTGACGCTGATGGTGCTGCGCAGCCGCGACGCGCACACGGCGGCCCGGCTCTCCGGCATGGCCCAGACGTGGGGCTATCTGCTCGCGTCCGTCGGCCCGTTCGCCGTCGGTGCGGTCCACCAGGCCACGGGCGGCTGGGACTTGCCGATCGGCGTGCTGCTCGCCGCGTGCCTGGCGCTGGTGTTCCTGGGCCTCGGAGCCGGGCGCGATCGGAAGATCTGA
- a CDS encoding glycosyltransferase family 2 protein yields MPLVSVVMPVYNSAATLGASIRSVLTQTHSDLELLVTDDKSTDESMDMLRDFARQDERVLPASAPEQGGAGRARNLAIARARGGYVAFLDSDDMWLPEKLERQLAFAATAGSPLTFTSYYKVDADYAGESTDFIPNGRVVRARTHVDYRAMLTQDHIGALTAMYDRTVLGTRLMPEMRKRQDYALWLSITRDGVDARGLPEPLALYRAHRAGSLSSNKMSLIKYNWELYREHERLSLPRSARALAGAAWHSVRKARI; encoded by the coding sequence GTGCCTCTGGTGTCTGTCGTGATGCCCGTGTACAACTCGGCAGCCACCCTCGGTGCCTCGATCAGGTCGGTGCTTACGCAGACGCACAGTGATCTGGAGCTTTTGGTCACCGACGACAAGTCCACGGATGAGTCGATGGACATGCTCAGGGACTTCGCCCGGCAGGACGAGCGCGTTCTGCCCGCGTCGGCGCCCGAGCAGGGCGGTGCGGGACGGGCGCGTAACCTCGCGATCGCGAGGGCCCGTGGGGGTTATGTCGCCTTCCTCGACAGTGACGACATGTGGCTGCCGGAGAAGCTGGAGCGGCAGCTTGCCTTCGCGGCGACGGCGGGTTCGCCTTTGACGTTCACCTCCTACTACAAGGTGGATGCCGACTATGCCGGGGAGAGCACCGATTTCATCCCGAACGGGAGGGTGGTCCGGGCGCGTACGCACGTGGATTACCGCGCGATGCTGACCCAAGATCACATCGGCGCGCTGACCGCCATGTATGACCGCACCGTCCTGGGGACGCGGTTGATGCCGGAGATGCGGAAGAGACAGGACTATGCATTGTGGCTGTCGATCACGCGGGATGGCGTGGACGCTCGGGGGCTTCCCGAACCACTGGCGTTGTACAGGGCCCACCGCGCGGGATCGCTGTCCTCGAACAAGATGTCGCTCATCAAGTACAACTGGGAGCTGTACCGCGAACATGAGCGCTTGTCGCTGCCCCGGTCGGCGCGGGCGCTGGCCGGGGCAGCGTGGCATTCGGTACGGAAAGCGCGGATCTAG